In Arvicanthis niloticus isolate mArvNil1 chromosome 4, mArvNil1.pat.X, whole genome shotgun sequence, a single window of DNA contains:
- the C4H3orf80 gene encoding putative membrane protein C3orf80 homolog: protein MWGPGVTAEGLSVAPAPPPLLPLLLLLALALVAPSRGGGGCAELACGERERCCDSANATAVRCCKLPLHAFLDNVGWFVRKLSGLLILLVLFAIGYFLQRIICPSPRRYPRGQARPGQARPGPPGGAGPPGTAGPPDEDDDSPALLQDEVAAGSQDSLLDSGGGRGRGGGGRLPPSCVSEHELRVVSPVFLQLPSYEEVKYLPTYEESMRLQQLSPAEVVLPVSVLGCPRGGSAGDTDGGQGRFPLI from the coding sequence ATGTGGGGTCCAGGGGTCACCGCCGAGGGCCTGTCAGTGGCTCCAGCGCCACcgccgctgctgccgctgctATTGCTGCTGGCGCTGGCGTTGGTGGCGCCCTCGCGGGGCGGCGGGGGCTGCGCGGAGCTGGCGTGCGGCGAGCGGGAGCGCTGCTGCGACTCGGCCAACGCCACGGCCGTGCGCTGCTGCAAGCTGCCACTCCACGCCTTCCTGGACAACGTGGGCTGGTTCGTCCGCAAGCTCTCTGGGCTGCTCATCCTGCTGGTGCTCTTCGCCATCGGCTACTTCCTGCAGCGCATCATCTGCCCCAGCCCACGCAGGTACCCGCGTGGCCAGGCGCGACCTGGCCAGGCACGACCAGGGCCTCCCGGGGGTGCTGGACCGCCGGGGACCGCAGGGCCACCCGACGAAGACGACGACTCGCCCGCTCTGCTGCAGGACGAGGTGGCCGCGGGCTCGCAGGACTCACTGCTGGACAGTGGCGGTGGTCGGGGCCGAGGAGGTGGCGGACGCCTGCCTCCCTCCTGCGTTTCGGAGCACGAACTGCGCGTGGTGTCTCCGGTCTTTCTCCAGCTGCCCAGCTACGAGGAGGTCAAGTACCTGCCCACCTATGAGGAGTCCATGCGGCTGCAGCAACTCAGCCCTGCGGAGGTCGTGTTGCCCGTGTCGGTGCTCGGTTGCCCGCGAGGCGGCAGTGCCGGGGACACCGACGGCGGCCAGGGCCGTTTCCCGCTCATCTGA